In Stutzerimonas stutzeri, a genomic segment contains:
- a CDS encoding alpha/beta fold hydrolase produces MLDLPFTSVIEGAAVRWGRCGSGAPLVALHGTPFSSQVWRRIVPHLIDKRTVYYFDMVGYGQSEMREGQDVSLAVQNRVLAALFDEWDISRPDVLAHDFGGATALRAYYLNGLRYSSLTIFDAVALTPWGSPFVQHVRQYEAAFAGMPDYMHQALLRAYLQTAACNPLSEETMHVYLTPWLGAVGQAAFYRQIAQMDERFTDQVQGRYGAMDCPVAVLWGQQDAWIPFEKGRALAELISDQPCSLVQNSGHLMQEDRPEAIVAAVLKQIGST; encoded by the coding sequence ATGTTGGATTTGCCGTTTACGTCGGTTATCGAAGGGGCTGCTGTCCGATGGGGGCGATGTGGTAGCGGCGCGCCTTTGGTCGCTCTCCACGGCACACCTTTCTCCTCCCAGGTTTGGCGCAGAATCGTCCCCCACCTGATCGACAAAAGGACCGTGTACTACTTCGACATGGTGGGATACGGGCAGTCCGAAATGAGGGAGGGCCAAGATGTCTCCCTGGCAGTCCAGAACAGGGTTCTCGCTGCGCTCTTCGATGAGTGGGATATCAGCCGACCTGACGTTCTGGCGCACGATTTTGGCGGGGCAACAGCTCTTCGTGCTTACTATCTGAACGGGCTGCGCTATTCGTCTCTGACGATCTTCGACGCTGTGGCTTTAACACCATGGGGCTCACCTTTCGTCCAGCATGTTCGCCAGTACGAGGCGGCATTCGCTGGTATGCCTGACTATATGCACCAGGCCTTGCTAAGGGCATATCTGCAAACAGCTGCGTGTAATCCGCTTTCCGAGGAGACAATGCATGTCTACCTCACACCATGGCTGGGAGCCGTCGGGCAAGCAGCCTTCTATCGGCAGATAGCGCAAATGGATGAAAGGTTTACTGACCAAGTTCAAGGGCGGTATGGCGCAATGGATTGTCCTGTTGCGGTCTTATGGGGACAGCAAGATGCTTGGATTCCATTCGAGAAGGGAAGGGCCCTCGCGGAGCTGATCTCGGATCAGCCCTGTTCTTTGGTACAAAATTCCGGGCATCTCATGCAAGAGGATCGCCCAGAAGCGATCGTAGCAGCGGTACTCAAACAAATCGGCTCCACTTGA
- a CDS encoding alpha/beta fold hydrolase → MVRFLATAGAALLFCAASVQAQVAPYPSDFRTIDVQRDDVTIHVRVGGSGPAVVLLHGYGETGDMWSPMAAELMRDHTVIVPDLRGLGLSSKPAGGFDKKTQAGDLQAVLVRLEVDQIDLVTHDIGNMVGYAFAAQHPERVRRFVLIDAPLPGVGPWEDILQSPLLWHFRFGGPDMERLVAGRERIYLDRFWNEFSATPARFSEASREHYARLYALPGAMHSGFAQFAAFDQDAADNRAFIAQGGKLKMPVLALGGEKSFGPMMATVMRFAAEDVEEGVIPDSGHWIMEENPAATIERVRGFVDAGN, encoded by the coding sequence ATGGTTCGCTTCTTGGCAACGGCCGGCGCGGCACTGCTGTTTTGCGCGGCATCCGTTCAGGCGCAGGTCGCGCCTTATCCGAGCGACTTTCGCACGATAGACGTGCAACGAGACGACGTCACTATTCACGTTCGGGTCGGGGGCAGCGGTCCTGCCGTCGTTCTGCTGCACGGCTATGGCGAAACAGGCGACATGTGGTCGCCGATGGCTGCCGAGCTGATGCGAGACCATACGGTGATCGTTCCGGATCTGCGTGGGCTTGGGCTCTCGTCCAAGCCGGCTGGCGGCTTCGACAAGAAAACGCAGGCTGGCGACCTACAGGCGGTGCTCGTCCGGCTGGAGGTGGATCAGATCGATCTGGTGACCCACGACATTGGCAACATGGTCGGCTATGCCTTCGCAGCGCAACATCCCGAGCGGGTCCGCCGCTTCGTATTGATTGACGCGCCGCTTCCAGGCGTGGGCCCGTGGGAAGACATTCTGCAAAGCCCGTTGCTCTGGCATTTCCGCTTCGGTGGGCCGGACATGGAGCGACTCGTCGCTGGGCGGGAGCGTATCTACCTCGACCGTTTCTGGAATGAATTCTCGGCCACGCCGGCACGCTTCAGCGAGGCCTCACGCGAGCACTATGCGCGCCTTTATGCGCTACCCGGCGCCATGCATTCAGGCTTTGCCCAGTTCGCGGCATTCGACCAGGACGCCGCCGACAACCGAGCGTTCATTGCCCAGGGCGGAAAGCTGAAGATGCCTGTACTGGCGCTGGGTGGCGAGAAATCCTTCGGCCCGATGATGGCAACCGTCATGCGGTTTGCCGCTGAAGACGTCGAAGAGGGAGTCATTCCCGATTCCGGTCACTGGATCATGGAAGAAAACCCTGCAGCGACCATCGAACGGGTTCGCGGCTTCGTCGATGCCGGGAACTGA
- a CDS encoding TetR/AcrR family transcriptional regulator, whose product MDKREEMIVGAARMFDSEGFRGIGIDRALAPSGASTRTLYKHFGSRDGLVIAVLEARHHAFMMQLEAQSADVNPVASLFDTLRQWIDEHGARGCMLLRARSEYAEANGAIVSLVLHQKNEFRNEVERRVKSALGQESPALSTQVWLLFEGATAAASVTSVSVIDDAKAAALLLLEHCRAAHP is encoded by the coding sequence ATGGATAAGCGCGAAGAAATGATCGTGGGCGCGGCCCGCATGTTCGACTCAGAGGGGTTCCGAGGAATCGGGATCGACCGTGCGCTCGCGCCTTCCGGTGCCTCCACCCGCACGCTCTACAAGCACTTCGGCTCACGAGACGGGCTGGTCATCGCGGTGCTCGAAGCGAGGCATCATGCATTCATGATGCAACTCGAAGCGCAGTCAGCGGACGTCAATCCGGTTGCGTCGCTTTTCGATACGCTGCGGCAGTGGATAGATGAGCACGGTGCGCGAGGATGCATGCTGCTGCGCGCTCGCAGCGAATACGCCGAAGCCAACGGCGCAATCGTGTCACTGGTTCTTCATCAGAAGAATGAGTTCCGTAACGAAGTTGAAAGACGCGTTAAAAGCGCCCTTGGGCAGGAGAGCCCGGCGCTTTCCACCCAAGTATGGCTACTGTTCGAAGGCGCCACTGCCGCGGCCAGTGTGACAAGCGTTTCGGTGATCGACGACGCCAAGGCTGCCGCATTGTTGCTTCTCGAACACTGCCGAGCAGCGCACCCATGA
- a CDS encoding LysR family transcriptional regulator codes for MMKLSDVSVFVATAEVGSITSAARRLGLAKSVVSERLAALERDLGVQLIQRTTRKLSLTESGRCFLPRAQRILREAEEAAAELAVRSGTLSGPLRLAAPVSFGILHFGPALYRFLAQYPEIDVSLELDDRFVDVAAEGFDAVLRHGVVGDTRLIAKRLTVSRRELVASPAYLAEHGCPGSLDELASHRGILYSNRDSDWRFATGKGWSVVRPAAGLRVNNGIVMRDAAIAGLGIALLPTFFVHESLESGALTSMDIGVRAEGAELFLTYPPGHRSSAKIRALADSLRQSFGDPPYWDRDDPP; via the coding sequence ATGATGAAGCTATCCGATGTGTCGGTATTCGTCGCCACGGCCGAGGTCGGCTCGATCACGTCGGCCGCGCGGCGGCTGGGGCTTGCCAAATCGGTGGTCAGCGAGCGGTTGGCGGCGCTGGAGCGTGACCTAGGCGTGCAGCTGATCCAGCGCACCACCCGGAAATTGTCGCTGACCGAGAGCGGCCGATGCTTTCTGCCGCGCGCACAGCGCATCCTTCGCGAAGCCGAAGAGGCTGCCGCCGAGCTGGCCGTGCGTAGCGGAACGCTCAGCGGCCCGCTGCGTCTTGCGGCGCCCGTCAGCTTCGGCATCCTCCATTTCGGCCCGGCGCTGTACCGGTTTCTCGCCCAGTACCCGGAAATCGACGTGTCACTGGAGCTAGACGACCGGTTCGTCGACGTCGCCGCCGAGGGCTTTGATGCGGTATTGAGGCATGGCGTAGTGGGCGATACGCGGCTGATCGCCAAACGGCTGACCGTCAGCCGCCGCGAACTCGTCGCCTCACCGGCTTATCTCGCAGAACACGGTTGCCCTGGTTCGCTCGACGAGCTCGCTTCGCACCGCGGCATCCTGTATTCGAACCGGGACAGCGATTGGCGCTTTGCGACCGGGAAGGGGTGGTCAGTGGTACGGCCGGCGGCCGGGCTGCGGGTCAACAACGGCATCGTCATGCGGGATGCTGCAATCGCCGGGCTGGGGATCGCGTTGTTGCCGACCTTTTTCGTCCACGAAAGCCTCGAGAGCGGGGCGCTGACGTCGATGGACATCGGCGTCCGGGCAGAAGGAGCCGAGCTATTCCTGACGTATCCGCCCGGTCACAGGAGTTCCGCAAAAATAAGGGCCCTCGCCGACAGCTTGCGCCAGAGTTTCGGTGATCCGCCGTATTGGGATCGGGACGACCCGCCGTGA
- the map gene encoding type I methionyl aminopeptidase — translation MIKQPQELALLAEAGRLLASVFELLDRTPLIGMSTLQIDEMVENFIVRDLQARPASKGQYGYGFVLNCSINDVVCHGVPSQSEVLRDGDIVNLDITLEKNGYIADSSKTYLVGEVSPAAKRLVQVTYEAMWKGIRAVRPGARLGDIGSAIERHAKRNSYSVVREYCGHGIGREMHEEPQVLHFGKPGTGLVLREGMVFTIEPMLNRGARNVRTKADGWTVVTKDGSLSAQFEHTVAVTASGVSVLTLRPDELGMTTKAKSVG, via the coding sequence ATGATCAAGCAACCCCAGGAATTGGCGCTGCTCGCTGAAGCCGGCCGGCTGCTTGCGTCCGTATTCGAACTGTTGGATCGAACCCCGCTGATTGGTATGTCGACGCTTCAGATCGATGAAATGGTTGAGAACTTCATCGTCCGGGACCTGCAAGCCCGACCGGCCAGCAAAGGTCAATATGGCTATGGCTTTGTGCTGAATTGCTCAATCAACGACGTGGTTTGCCATGGCGTTCCGTCTCAATCGGAAGTGCTTCGAGATGGCGACATCGTTAATCTCGATATCACCCTGGAAAAGAATGGCTATATCGCCGATTCGAGCAAGACCTATCTTGTGGGGGAAGTCAGTCCAGCCGCCAAACGCTTGGTCCAAGTCACCTACGAAGCCATGTGGAAGGGTATTCGGGCGGTTCGTCCAGGTGCCCGGCTTGGTGATATTGGGTCGGCAATCGAGCGTCATGCCAAGCGCAACAGTTATTCGGTGGTGCGTGAATATTGCGGCCATGGCATCGGCCGCGAGATGCACGAGGAGCCTCAGGTGCTGCACTTCGGTAAGCCAGGCACCGGGCTCGTCCTGCGAGAGGGCATGGTTTTTACCATCGAGCCGATGCTCAATCGAGGCGCGCGGAATGTCAGAACCAAGGCAGACGGATGGACCGTTGTCACTAAGGACGGATCGCTTTCTGCACAGTTCGAGCACACCGTTGCCGTCACCGCTTCCGGCGTTTCGGTGCTGACTTTGCGACCTGATGAACTAGGCATGACTACCAAGGCTAAAAGCGTCGGGTAG
- a CDS encoding MFS transporter: MSRGLNLVAAAFALTALSYGLARFAYGLLLPQIREDLTLDVAVAGWIGGSAFAAYCVGIVFAFLSAAKLGPRTIACSAGLAATVGMGLVFFAWSGWALGLGITLGGVSTGLTSPPLASAVAARFGDEDRPKANGAINAGTAAGIVFSGAAALMAAGAWRELYAMFALSGAGVTVWLWFAVPPRANGKGPQRFSLNILGRPGLPALCVSAFLMGLSSTAIWTFGADILRNEFGFTDARIAWAWVALGVAGISGSLTGILVNRFGTGRVHGFALLGMALGTVGLATASISPVYGAAAMGVFGAAYIVSTGAYLIQGINLLPDRPDLGLGIPFLVLAIGQAIGTPLFGATLAATSSLNALIASAVVACLAIVIRPRGSGADLSLQQIGGS; this comes from the coding sequence ATGAGCCGCGGTCTGAACCTCGTCGCCGCGGCCTTCGCCCTGACAGCACTATCCTATGGTCTCGCACGTTTTGCCTACGGGCTCCTTCTGCCGCAAATTCGCGAGGACCTAACCCTCGATGTAGCCGTGGCCGGATGGATTGGTGGCAGTGCCTTTGCCGCTTATTGCGTGGGTATCGTCTTCGCCTTTCTAAGCGCTGCCAAACTCGGTCCACGCACGATCGCTTGCTCGGCCGGCCTGGCTGCTACCGTTGGCATGGGGCTCGTTTTTTTTGCATGGTCGGGTTGGGCGCTGGGCCTAGGTATTACGCTTGGCGGCGTAAGCACTGGCCTGACGTCGCCTCCGCTAGCGTCCGCGGTTGCAGCCCGGTTCGGTGACGAAGACCGGCCCAAAGCCAATGGAGCGATCAACGCCGGAACGGCTGCAGGCATCGTATTTTCAGGCGCGGCAGCCTTGATGGCCGCTGGTGCGTGGCGTGAGCTTTACGCCATGTTCGCGCTGTCTGGTGCAGGTGTAACGGTGTGGCTCTGGTTCGCCGTCCCGCCGCGCGCCAATGGCAAAGGTCCACAGCGGTTTTCCCTCAACATTCTCGGTCGGCCCGGCCTTCCTGCGCTTTGTGTAAGCGCTTTTTTGATGGGCTTGTCCAGCACTGCAATCTGGACGTTCGGCGCGGATATCTTGCGCAATGAATTTGGCTTTACCGACGCCCGCATTGCATGGGCCTGGGTAGCGCTGGGCGTGGCCGGCATCAGCGGATCGCTGACCGGTATTCTGGTCAACCGCTTCGGTACGGGGCGAGTCCATGGGTTTGCACTGCTGGGAATGGCGCTTGGTACCGTAGGATTGGCGACAGCTTCCATTTCGCCTGTTTACGGCGCTGCAGCCATGGGCGTATTTGGCGCTGCCTATATCGTCTCGACGGGAGCCTATCTGATCCAAGGTATCAACCTGCTTCCGGACCGTCCCGACCTGGGCCTGGGCATTCCTTTTCTTGTCCTTGCGATTGGCCAGGCTATTGGCACGCCGCTATTCGGCGCCACGTTGGCTGCTACGAGTTCCCTTAATGCGTTAATCGCATCGGCGGTGGTGGCGTGTCTAGCGATCGTCATCCGGCCGCGAGGGAGCGGAGCGGACTTATCACTTCAGCAGATTGGAGGTTCCTAA
- a CDS encoding helix-turn-helix domain-containing protein, with protein MNTATLDTETYHLALSLHAVLESDERSDPDTLCQVGRRLCQHLLERYQTQASVSQERIALAPWQERKAKEILAGSVHAKLFIADVAEQCAMSRSHFSRAFKKATGMSPQDWSLQWRVRRAQELLADGSLSLCRISLECGFADQSHFSRMFSKLVGTTPKRWQREQLQLNND; from the coding sequence ATGAATACCGCCACGCTGGATACCGAGACCTACCACCTCGCGCTTAGCCTGCACGCCGTACTCGAGTCGGACGAGCGCTCCGACCCCGACACGCTCTGCCAGGTCGGCCGACGTCTATGCCAACACCTGCTGGAGCGCTACCAAACCCAAGCATCGGTTAGCCAGGAGCGCATCGCTCTTGCGCCTTGGCAAGAGCGTAAGGCCAAGGAAATCCTGGCCGGCAGTGTGCACGCCAAGCTGTTCATAGCTGATGTTGCTGAGCAGTGCGCGATGTCCCGAAGCCATTTCTCCCGAGCGTTCAAGAAAGCCACCGGAATGTCGCCGCAAGATTGGTCTTTGCAATGGCGGGTTCGCCGCGCTCAGGAACTGCTGGCCGATGGCTCACTTTCGCTCTGCCGGATAAGCCTGGAGTGTGGCTTCGCTGACCAGTCTCACTTCAGCCGGATGTTCAGCAAGCTTGTCGGCACCACGCCTAAACGCTGGCAACGAGAGCAACTGCAGCTCAACAACGACTGA
- a CDS encoding ParD-like family protein — MGIVNIEDDLHDQLRRAAKVSCRSINAQAAFWIKVGMLSETNPTLSFNEIIQRELSGAGVSAQPLTMNYL; from the coding sequence ATGGGCATTGTGAACATCGAGGATGACCTACACGATCAATTGCGCAGGGCAGCCAAAGTATCCTGCCGTTCGATCAACGCGCAGGCGGCCTTCTGGATCAAGGTGGGCATGCTATCTGAGACCAACCCTACGCTCAGTTTCAACGAGATTATCCAACGCGAACTCAGTGGCGCTGGTGTTTCGGCTCAGCCATTGACCATGAACTACCTATGA
- the bdcA gene encoding SDR family oxidoreductase, producing MTYFTAKNVLVLGGSRGIGAAIVRRFATDGAKVAFTYAGSKDAADTLAAQTDAEPIQTDSADRAKLISTVASRGSLDILVINAGSLIMGDPLTLNADDIDRLIDVNVRAPYHAAVEAARSMNDQGRIIVIGSVNGDRMPFAGGAAYAMTKSAIQGMVRGLARDFGDRGITVNSVQPGPTDSDMNPSDGPMAATMHSFMAIKRHASAEEIAELVAFIAGPHGAMITGSMQTIDGGFGA from the coding sequence ATGACTTATTTCACAGCAAAGAACGTCCTCGTCCTCGGCGGAAGCCGCGGGATCGGCGCGGCAATCGTGCGTCGTTTCGCAACCGATGGCGCCAAGGTCGCCTTCACCTACGCCGGGTCGAAGGACGCCGCGGACACGCTCGCCGCGCAAACCGACGCCGAGCCCATTCAGACCGACAGCGCCGACCGCGCCAAGCTGATCAGTACCGTGGCCAGCCGCGGCTCGCTCGACATCCTGGTCATCAACGCCGGCTCCCTGATCATGGGCGATCCGTTGACGCTGAATGCCGACGACATCGATCGGCTGATCGACGTGAATGTCCGCGCGCCTTATCACGCGGCGGTCGAGGCGGCGCGGAGCATGAACGACCAAGGCCGGATCATCGTCATCGGCTCGGTCAATGGCGACCGCATGCCCTTCGCGGGCGGTGCGGCGTATGCCATGACCAAATCGGCTATACAGGGCATGGTCCGGGGCCTGGCGCGCGATTTCGGCGACCGCGGCATCACTGTTAACAGCGTCCAGCCTGGCCCGACGGACAGCGACATGAACCCATCGGACGGCCCGATGGCAGCGACAATGCACAGTTTCATGGCGATAAAGCGCCATGCGAGTGCCGAGGAAATCGCGGAACTCGTTGCCTTCATCGCCGGGCCTCATGGGGCGATGATTACCGGCTCGATGCAAACCATAGACGGAGGCTTTGGCGCCTAG